The Stigmatella ashevillena genomic sequence CAGTAGGTCTTGGGCTTGCCCCGATTTGGTGGACAGTGGGTTTAAGCTGCCAACTTAACAGGTAGTGCGGCTCGTTCAAACTCCAATGGGGTCATGTAGCCCATAGTCGAGTGCCGCCGGGTGCGGTTGTAGAAGACCTCGATGTACTCAAAGAGGGCCGAGCGTGCCTGGTGACGCGTGTCGAACTGGGTCTGGTAGACCAGCTCCATCTTCAGGCTGCTGAAGAAGCTCTCCACGACGGCGTTGTCCCAACAGTTGCCCTTCCTGGACATGCTGCACTGGATGCCGCGGGAGGCGAGGGCTTGCTGGTACTCGGCGCTGGCGTACTGGCTGCCTCGATCCGAATGGTGGATGAGCCCCTTGGGGGGCTGTCGTCCCTCCAGAGCCATCTCCAGGGCCCCGAGCACCAGAGGGGTGTCGATGTGCTCACTCATGGACCAACCGACAACCATGCGTGAGAACAAGTCCAGCACCACCGCCAGGTACAGCCACCCCTCTCCCGTCCAGATGTAGGTGATGTCCGTGGACCAGGTGCTGTTGGGCTTGTCGGGAGAGAAGTCTCGCTCCAGGACATTGGGGGCCACGGGGTTGGGATGCTTGGAGTCTGTGGTGCGCACCGCTCGGCGCTTCTTTCGTGCCTGCAACTTCTGCTCTTCCATGAGGCGGGCCACTCGCTTGCGGCTCACCTTGCGCCCTCGGGCTCGCATCTCCGCATGCACCCGGGGGCTGCCGTAGGTGCCACGGCTCTCCTGATGCACCTTGGCCACCTCCTCGGCCAGCTGTTTGTCCTGTTGCTGGCGCGCTGACTCCGGACGCTCCCTCCAGGCGTAGTAGCCCGAGCGCGACACGCCCAACTGCTCACACAGGAACTCCACCGGGAAGAAGGCCTTCTGCGCGTCGATGAACTCGAACTTCACTTCGAGCCCTCCTTCGCGAAGAAGGCCGCTGCTTTTTTTAGGAAGTCCCGCTCCATGAGCAACTGCCGGTTCTCCTTCCTCAGCTGGAGCAGTTCCTCCCGCTCAGATGGACTCAGCGGCTCGGGCCCGGTAGGGGCCTCGCTCCGCTCGGCATGCTGCACCCACTGGCGCAACGCCGACTCCGTCAAGTCCAGGTCCTTGGCCACCTGCGACAGCGACTTGCCTCCTTCTCTGGCGAGCCTCACTGCTTCGGCCTTGAACTCCTCGCTGAACTTCCGCCTCTTCCTTCGCTCCATGGACACTCCTCGTTGTGCTTCGACTTATCGGGGGTGTCCACTAAATCGGGGCAAGCTCAGTCTTGAAGGGTGACGGTGCGCAGGTCGTGCCCCGCGAAGTCTTTCCGTTCCACGTCCGTGCGAGCACAGCGCCCGGCTTCAGTCCGTCGCCACGCAGTGGTAGCTGACGGTGTCCCCGGCGCTCACGTACACCGAGTTTGAAGCGGAGGTGGACGTGTAGGGCAGGTACGTGGTGACGCCGTTGAGGGTGCGGTCGAAGCCATCAATGACGCGGTAATGGGAGGGGGTGATGTTGCAGGAGGCGGTGACGGTGCTGTTGGGGCAGTCCAGCGAGATGACGATGCCGTCGGCCGTTGTCGAGCCGCTGACCGTCTCACCCGTACTGGCGCAGGTGAGCTGGATGGTTCCCTCGGCTCCCGCGCCCGTCCAGTTCATCCGCACCTGGCGGGGCGCCAGCGAGCCGGTGTAGCCGGTAATCCAGCTCACGTACTGGGACACGCGCGTGAAGACCGTGTACGAGTTGCAGGTGCCGCCCTGACCCCAGCTCACGATGCCAATCAGCCGCAGTTCCGGATACTCCCGGTAGAGCGGGCCGCCGCTGTCGCCGTGGCACCCGCCCGATGTACCCCATCCAGCGCAGATTTCCTGGGCCGCGGAGAGGTCTCGCACCAGGGGCGCCGCGTTGCAGGTAGAGGTGGGGTAGATCTTGAGATTCGTCTGGCGCAGCACGTCGGACGCGCTGCCATAGGCGCTCGTCCAGCCCCAGCCGGAGACGATGTTGTCTGGGAACGGGGAGTCGGTGGGCTGCCCGTAGTCCGGCGAG encodes the following:
- a CDS encoding IS3 family transposase (programmed frameshift); protein product: MERRKRRKFSEEFKAEAVRLAREGGKSLSQVAKDLDLTESALRQWVQHAERSEAPTGPEPLSPSEREELLQLRKENRQLLMERDFLKKAGGLLREGGLEVKFEFIDAQKAFFPVEFLCEQLGVSRSGYYAWRERPESARQQQDKQLAEEVAKVHQESRGTYGSPRVHAEMRARGRKVSRKRVARLMEEQKLQARKKRRAVRTTDSKHPNPVAPNVLERDFSPDKPNSTWSTDITYIWTGEGWLYLAVVLDLFSRMVVGWSMSEHIDTPLVLGALEMALEGRQPPKGLIHHSDRGSQYASAEYQQALASRGIQCSMSRKGNCWDNAVVESFFSSLKMELVYQTQFDTRHQARSALFEYIEVFYNRTRRHSTMGYMTPLEFERAALPVKLAA
- a CDS encoding serine protease; the protein is MKQLLAALVLGSSVVLGCGTPTREEAPSLESTGQVEREIIGGVESFANDVPWQVRITLNGSPHCGGSLIHRKWVLTAAHCVNGFSTSSLRVIAGDHRISVTEATEQVRTVTRSIVHPSYRSISGAPVDDVALIELSSPVSINKGAQIIPLNTPSPDYGQPTDSPFPDNIVSGWGWTSAYGSASDVLRQTNLKIYPTSTCNAAPLVRDLSAAQEICAGWGTSGGCHGDSGGPLYREYPELRLIGIVSWGQGGTCNSYTVFTRVSQYVSWITGYTGSLAPRQVRMNWTGAGAEGTIQLTCASTGETVSGSTTADGIVISLDCPNSTVTASCNITPSHYRVIDGFDRTLNGVTTYLPYTSTSASNSVYVSAGDTVSYHCVATD